Genomic segment of uncultured Desulfobacter sp.:
GCATGTCAAAAAAAGACAAATATAAACCCTTCCTCGTCAGAAAAAAAGCCCCTCTCAACGTCTAAAAATTGCACCATTGTAATAAATAAAATTCCCCCACTTTTTCCTTGTAAATCTAAAGTCAATATACTATATACGCTTCCAGTTGTGGGTTCGTCGATAACCTCTAACCCCTAAAATATTGAGAGAAGAATTATGACATCACAACGCGACCTGAAAATAGCTGTATGGATCATGATCGTTCTTTTAGTCACAGGGATTGTTTGTTACGCGTCCTTTTCCCCACCTGTTCCTGACAAACCAGTCAGACTGATGTTTCAGAACAAAGCAGGCAAAGTTTTATTCACTCACCTCATGCACACAGACGATTACTCTATAGATTGTCTGGACTGCCACCACAACTTAGCAGATGGCGACGAAACCTACAACTGCAGCGAGTGCCATGAGGAAACCGGTGATGAAAGCATGCCTTCAAGGGCTGACGCATTCCACGCCCAGTGCAAGGGATGCCATGAAGATTATGGTGCGGGTCCGGTAGAATGTAATGCATGTCATGCGAAATAATTTTTTCAGGATGACGGACAATGCCCTGATTAAGTTTAAGGCTTGGCTTAAGACTTTTACAACACTTAAGGACTAATTATGATTAAACGATCTCTTTTCGCTCTATCCAAACCCAGGCTGACGTATGATCTGCTTGATACGTCCTTGCAATCCGCTGATGAGATTGCAGTTCCTGGCAATCTTACCCTTCTTTTGCCGGATGCAATCGATTCGGCAAAAAAGGCTTTGATCGGCCCGGGGGATGCTGTCAAAAAAGGGCAGAAATTAACCCTTTACGATGACAGCACATCTTATGTTTTATCTCCTGTCGCAGGCACGATCAAGGGATTCGATTCCTACTCCGATGACTTCGGCAACACGGCAACTTATGTGACGATTAAATCAGATCCTTCGGTCAAAGGCGACGAGCAATTGGCCCAGATAGATCTGGAAGAAACGCTTGAATTTGCCGCTGATTATCTGGAGCAGCTTCCCGGGGCACTGCCCGTTTCAACCCTGACAAACCCTAATTATGACATCAGAACCATCGTTGTGACAGGTGCAGATGAAGACATTCTCTGCGATACCTGTCAATTTGTCTGCACCGCATATGCAGGCCTGATGGTCCAAGGTGCAAAGATTCTCAAAAGCATGACCCGGGTTGACCGGTTCTGTATCACCGTACCTGAAAATCTTTCATTCCAGGTGGACCTTGACGGGTTCAACGTAATCAGAACATCGGCTACATACCCGTCCAATCTGCCTGCCATGGTCATGAAAGATCATTTAGGTAAAGAACTTCCACCCGGTATGACGCCGGAAG
This window contains:
- a CDS encoding 4Fe-4S dicluster domain-containing protein, yielding MIKRSLFALSKPRLTYDLLDTSLQSADEIAVPGNLTLLLPDAIDSAKKALIGPGDAVKKGQKLTLYDDSTSYVLSPVAGTIKGFDSYSDDFGNTATYVTIKSDPSVKGDEQLAQIDLEETLEFAADYLEQLPGALPVSTLTNPNYDIRTIVVTGADEDILCDTCQFVCTAYAGLMVQGAKILKSMTRVDRFCITVPENLSFQVDLDGFNVIRTSATYPSNLPAMVMKDHLGKELPPGMTPEDTGVCFMSPEALVSLARTFESGQPVFDKIITLIDKGGKKSRVKAIIGTPISKILSSFNVQINERDRIIIGGPMRGHATYTVYHPVVPDMDTIIVQDRDIVPELSDNACVNCGECIRVCPAHVPVNLLVRYLEANLYEEAADRFDLESCIECGLCAYVCRARIPLYQYIRLGKHELLTLRENA
- a CDS encoding cytochrome c3 family protein encodes the protein MTSQRDLKIAVWIMIVLLVTGIVCYASFSPPVPDKPVRLMFQNKAGKVLFTHLMHTDDYSIDCLDCHHNLADGDETYNCSECHEETGDESMPSRADAFHAQCKGCHEDYGAGPVECNACHAK